The Paenibacillus sp. 481 DNA window GGGCAAAATGCTTAGCGGCTACACGATTATGGACGCTGTGAGTAAAGCGGTGGCTACGAATGAAGTGAACGCGGCAATGGGCCTTATTTGCGCGACGCCTACAGCAGGAGCGGCAGGGGTTGTGCCTGGCGTGTTGTTCGCGCTTAAAGAGAAGCTGAACCCGTCCCGTGAGCAGATGATTGAGTTTCTGTTCACAGCAGGTGCATTCGGTTTAGTGGTGGCAAACAATGCGTCGATCAGCGGCGCAGCAGGTGGCTGCCAAGCGGAAGTCGGTAGCGCATCAGCGATGGCGGCAGCTTCTGTGGTCGAGCTTGTCGGTGGAACGCCGCGGCAAGCGGGCCATGGGATGGCGATCGCATTGAAAAATTTGCTCGGGCTTGTGTGCGATCCCGTTGCAGGTCTTGTTGAGGTGCCATGTGTGAAGCGGAACGCGATGGGTGCTGCAGTAGCGATGGTGGCAGCGGATATGGCGATGGCTGGTGTAGAAAGCGTTATTCCATGCGATGAAGTTATTGAAGCGATGTTCCGTATTGGGCAGGCGATGCCAATGACGATGAAGGAAACGGCGCTTGGAGGTTTGGCGGCTACACCGACAGGTGTGCGCTTGAAGCAAGAAATTTTCGGTACGGAACCGAGTAAGGTCGTCAGTTCCTAGAAATTATTATTCATTTTTACATTTTAAAATGATACGGGGTACCTCGCTTTCTAATCGGTGCGCAACGCATTGGATATGGGGTGGGGTATTTCTTTTTATATTGCGGACTGTGCTTACGTCATCCCATGTACGTGAATCGTAATTTTTGCTATGCTAGGTCATGTTGAAATCAAGTTCGTTCAGGGTACAATACAATTGGCAAAATACAAACATAGAAGCAACATAGCAACATAGTAGCAACGTAGAAACATGGGTAATAGGGGCAACCTAGATACGTAGGCAGTAGAGACAACATAGACAAATAGGCAGCAGCTTTAACACAGACGGCTGTTACACGTTTTAAGATGCTTTTTACGATAAGAGACAGGAATAGGAGAATAACGCATGCGGGAACGATCAAACGACACGACACAGCATACGACCGAACAGCGGAAGACAGAGCACGTACGTATATGCTTGGAAGAGCAAGTGAACGGCGTAGGTGTGACGACGGGTTTGGAGCGATTTCGTTTTCGTCATCAGGCTTTGCCAGAAGTGAATTTTCACGACATTGACCTCTCGACAGAGTGGTTTGGCAAGCAGGTAGCTACACCGTTGCTCATTAGCTCGATGACAGGTGGAAGCGACCATACAGGGCCGATCAATCGTCGCCTAGCGGCAGTGGCTGAGGCGCGTGGTTGGGCGATGGGGGTCGGTTCGGTGCGTGCGGCGGTCGAAAATCCAGACGTTGCACGTACGTTTCAATTGCGCGATGTCGCGCCAACAATTCCGCTGTTCGCGAATATAGGCGCTGTGCAGCTCAACATGGGCATGGGAGCTGACGAGTGCCGACGTGCGGTAGAAATTGTGCAGGCGGATGCGCTTATTTTGCATTTGAATGCGCTGCAAGAAGTGTTTCAGCCAGAAGGCGACCTCGACTTTGCAGGGCTATTAACTAGAATTGAAGCGGTGTGTAGCAAGCTGGATGTGCCTGTCGGTGTGAAAGAAGTCGGCTGGGGCATTGCAGCCGATACGGCACGTGATTTACATAACGCTGGCATCGCGTTTATCGATGTTGCAGGAGCGGGCGGCACGTCGTGGAGCCAAGTGGAGAAGCTCCGCGGCAACGATCCGGTACGCCGACGGGCGGCAGATGCGTTTGCCGATTGGGGCATTCCGACGGCAGACAGCGTGCGCGAAGTTCGCACTGCTCTGCCCGACGCTATGGTTATCGCCAGCGGCGGTTTGCGCACAGGCGTAGATGCGGCCAAAGCAATTGCGCTGGGCGCAGATGCAGCTGGGTTTGGCCGCGCACTGCTTGCGGCTGCAACGCACTCTGATGAAGCGATGCATGATGTGCTGGCGCAGGTGGAATTTGAGCTGCGCACAGCTATGTTCGGCATTGGCGCTCGTACAATAGACGAGCTGCGCTACACAGAGCGACTGATAGAGCGCATGTAGCACTGATTCCGCGCTGATGATTGAGGGCACTGCATGTTGTGGCGCTGCATCAATGCGTCAGCTCAAGGCCTCTGCTCAGAGCCTCTAATCAGGGCATCCACTCTACTCGAAATAGGCATTACCATTAGCGCATAGCACCCCTCCCTCACATAGCTTAATCACAGAAGGAGGGGTCAGTGTGCCTCAATATCGCATCATTGTCGATTTGTCGGATCGGATGCTCTACCTGCTAGACGGAAATATAGTCGTAAGGGGCTTCCCTGTCGGCATCGGCAAGATGGTTACCCAGACCCCTAGAGGCGAGTTCACCATTATTAACAAGGAGCCGAACCCCGGCGGGCCCTTCGGAGCGATGTGGATGGGTCTTTCCAAGCCCCATTATGGCATCCATGGTACCAACGATCCTTCATCTATAGGGCGAATCGTATCGCATGGCTGCATCCGAATGTACAACGAAGATGTACTTGAATTATCTAAATTAGTTCCGATAGGAACTAGAGTTACAATTCGCCAATAGGGAACTAGAGCTATAAGAACAACTCTCTCATCTACAGTGAGAGATTACCTATTTATCATATTGATAGTTTTTAATCCAAGCATCTCATTCATATTCAACATAAAATACATCATCCATATCAAAGGAGATGATGTATTTTGTCACGAGTATTGGATTACAGAGCTGTTCAACCTCTTAGTAGATTTAGCTTATCTAATTCCGTTATCATTGCTCAATCGCCGCGCAGAACTAGATTTGCTATTTTTAGCCTCAACATTCCTCAAAGTGCCAATTTAAATAACAGAGTAGAATTGATCGCAAGTGTGGGAGTAAGAGGGGTCACTGGTATTGCTCAGGTGGTGTTCAGAATTTTTCGAGACGGCAACGAAATTTTTAGAACGCAGCAAGGTGTTGAATCGGCAGCTTCTGAACAGAATTATATTTTTTCCTTTCAAGGGATTGATGCCAATTTAAGGTCTGGATCGCACACTTACTTCGTAACAGCTGAAAATTTAACGACAGGGACTAGGGCGGATATAGTCGGTCCTACATCATTTAGTGGCTTGGCTATTCAGAGATAATAAAAGGAAAACCTGCGGCCTGTACCTCACCCCAACACTTATGCTATCATTAGGTCGACATTTTAGCAGAGAACGGAGTTGCGTAAGTTGGCTCAGTTATATTTTCGATATGGAGCAATGAATAGTGGAAAGTCGATCGAAATTTTAAAAGTTGCCCACAATTATGAGGAACAAAACAAATCTGTCCTTATTTTTACGTCCGCAGTGGACAACCGGGATGAGGTTGGATATGTATCTTCGCGCGTTGGCATGCGATCAGAAGCGACACCCATTTATGAAGACACGAATGTGTATGCGATTGTAAAGCGCCATCCCGGCAAAATTTCGTGTGTGTTGGTCGATGAGGTGCAATTTCTTCACAAGAAGCACATTATGCAGTTTACACAAATCGTAGATGAGTTGAACATTCC harbors:
- a CDS encoding exosporium protein C, producing the protein MSRVLDYRAVQPLSRFSLSNSVIIAQSPRRTRFAIFSLNIPQSANLNNRVELIASVGVRGVTGIAQVVFRIFRDGNEIFRTQQGVESAASEQNYIFSFQGIDANLRSGSHTYFVTAENLTTGTRADIVGPTSFSGLAIQR
- a CDS encoding thymidine kinase; this encodes MAQLYFRYGAMNSGKSIEILKVAHNYEEQNKSVLIFTSAVDNRDEVGYVSSRVGMRSEATPIYEDTNVYAIVKRHPGKISCVLVDEVQFLHKKHIMQFTQIVDELNIPVMGFGLKNDFRNELFEGSQYMLLYADKIEEMKTICWFCERKATMNMRVDEQGKSIYSGEQIQIGGNDSYYPVCRKCYKNPPL
- the fni gene encoding type 2 isopentenyl-diphosphate Delta-isomerase, with the protein product MRERSNDTTQHTTEQRKTEHVRICLEEQVNGVGVTTGLERFRFRHQALPEVNFHDIDLSTEWFGKQVATPLLISSMTGGSDHTGPINRRLAAVAEARGWAMGVGSVRAAVENPDVARTFQLRDVAPTIPLFANIGAVQLNMGMGADECRRAVEIVQADALILHLNALQEVFQPEGDLDFAGLLTRIEAVCSKLDVPVGVKEVGWGIAADTARDLHNAGIAFIDVAGAGGTSWSQVEKLRGNDPVRRRAADAFADWGIPTADSVREVRTALPDAMVIASGGLRTGVDAAKAIALGADAAGFGRALLAAATHSDEAMHDVLAQVEFELRTAMFGIGARTIDELRYTERLIERM
- the sdaAA gene encoding L-serine ammonia-lyase, iron-sulfur-dependent, subunit alpha, which gives rise to MFRNVAELVALAEQKSCKIAHIMIEQEMQVAQLTREEVIERMGRNLDVMEQAVERGLSGVKSHSGLTGGDAVKIQQYVQAGKMLSGYTIMDAVSKAVATNEVNAAMGLICATPTAGAAGVVPGVLFALKEKLNPSREQMIEFLFTAGAFGLVVANNASISGAAGGCQAEVGSASAMAAASVVELVGGTPRQAGHGMAIALKNLLGLVCDPVAGLVEVPCVKRNAMGAAVAMVAADMAMAGVESVIPCDEVIEAMFRIGQAMPMTMKETALGGLAATPTGVRLKQEIFGTEPSKVVSS
- a CDS encoding L,D-transpeptidase → MPQYRIIVDLSDRMLYLLDGNIVVRGFPVGIGKMVTQTPRGEFTIINKEPNPGGPFGAMWMGLSKPHYGIHGTNDPSSIGRIVSHGCIRMYNEDVLELSKLVPIGTRVTIRQ